CGCGCCGGTGCGGGCGGTCGCGATGTTCGAAAAGATAGAGCCCCTGCCAGGTGCCAAGCATCAGCCGCCCCCTGGCAACGGGAATGCCGATCGAGACCTGCGTCAGCGCCGCCTTGATATGCGCCGGCATGTCGTCCGGCCCCTCGGCCCTGTGCACGATCCAGCCCATCTCGGGATCGGAGGTCGGCGGCACGAGGCGGTGAAAGAAGGCGAGAAGGTCGGTGCGCACATCGGGATCAGCATTTTCCTGGATCAGCAGCGAACAGGAGGTGTGGCGCACGAAGATAGTGAGAAGCCCCTCCTCCCGCCCCGACGCGCTGACGAAGGCCTCCGCCTGGTCGGTGAATTCGTAAAGGCCCTGTCCGCGTGTGGGCAAGGTGAGGATCGTCTGGGGCAAGGCGCTCTCCTACTTCGAGATGAAATCTCTCGCGAGTTGGCGCGCTGATTGCCGCAAGTCAAGCTCGCGTGGGCAAAGTCAAGCTTGCCCGGGCAAGTCAATGGCTGGCTTGGGCGATCAGAGCTTGAGCATCATCTCGAAGCCGCCATAGATCATCCGCTTGCCGTCGAACGGCATCTGCCATTGGTCACCCTTGAGCCTCGGATCGGCCATCACCTTGGCATTGATATCGTCGCGCTCCTGGCGCGAGCCGTAGACGATCCAGGAAAATACCACCACCTCGTCCTCCTTTGCCTGCACGGCGCGGGGAAACGAGGTCAACTCGCCATAGGGTACATCGTCGCCGACGCATTCGACATAGTCGAGCGCGCCATATTCCTTCCAGATCGAGCCGGCGAAGGTCGAGAATTCCTTGTAGGCCTCGATATTCGCTTTCGGCACCGCGACGATGAAACCATCGACATAAGACATCTCGTTCCTCCTTTGCACTTGTCAGCAGAGAAAGATAGGAGACCGGCCGATCAGGTCCAGGGATGAAGCACTTACAGGTTTTCGCGGTCGATCGAACGAAATCGCGAAGTAAGAAATTGCACCGACATCAATGCGACGTATAAGTAGAAATCTTCAGGTTCTACCCGTCATTTCGTCCGCAGGTTTCCCATGCGTGTTATTGCTGTATCCGTTTTTTGCTTAACTCTGATCCAAATCGCAACCGTTCACGGCGCGGTAGATAGTCGCTCTTCTCATCTGCAGGCGGTCAATGGGGAGGATAAATCCTGCTATGCCGTCAACCGTGCATACGAAAACACGCACAATAGCGGGCGCTACAGCTTTACTGTGTCGGAGTTGAAAGAAGATGGCCATCTCAGACCTTACATGGAGGCGCGAGCGATAGACGGAGTCTTCTATTCCAGAATCGAAAATGGCGTCTG
This Rhizobium brockwellii DNA region includes the following protein-coding sequences:
- a CDS encoding secondary thiamine-phosphate synthase enzyme YjbQ, whose product is MPQTILTLPTRGQGLYEFTDQAEAFVSASGREEGLLTIFVRHTSCSLLIQENADPDVRTDLLAFFHRLVPPTSDPEMGWIVHRAEGPDDMPAHIKAALTQVSIGIPVARGRLMLGTWQGLYLFEHRDRPHRREIVLHFST
- a CDS encoding DUF1428 domain-containing protein, with amino-acid sequence MSYVDGFIVAVPKANIEAYKEFSTFAGSIWKEYGALDYVECVGDDVPYGELTSFPRAVQAKEDEVVVFSWIVYGSRQERDDINAKVMADPRLKGDQWQMPFDGKRMIYGGFEMMLKL